One window from the genome of Gimesia aquarii encodes:
- a CDS encoding YkgJ family cysteine cluster protein — MSDQNSEQTPWYREGLNFTCTQCGNCCTGAPGVVWVEDSEIEAIAELTGKSKGEVLLMHTRLYAGRRSLTEYANGDCTFFDPEKRCCTVYEARPTQCRTWPFWKSNLESEASWKSLTPECPGAGKGAFVSFDEIQKLAAQSDL, encoded by the coding sequence ATGAGTGATCAGAATTCTGAACAAACTCCCTGGTATCGAGAAGGTTTGAATTTTACATGTACGCAATGTGGTAATTGTTGCACCGGTGCCCCCGGAGTTGTTTGGGTAGAAGACTCAGAAATTGAAGCCATTGCAGAACTAACGGGCAAATCCAAAGGCGAAGTATTGTTAATGCACACACGACTTTACGCAGGGAGGCGATCATTAACAGAATATGCGAATGGCGATTGTACATTCTTTGATCCAGAAAAGAGATGCTGTACTGTTTATGAAGCACGTCCCACACAATGTCGCACCTGGCCTTTCTGGAAATCAAATCTTGAAAGTGAAGCGAGCTGGAAATCACTTACACCAGAATGCCCTGGTGCAGGAAAAGGAGCTTTCGTAAGCTTTGATGAAATTCAAAAACTTGCAGCACAAAGTGACTTATGA
- the mobA gene encoding molybdenum cofactor guanylyltransferase produces MSNISKETKIGGMILCGGESSRMDYPKAWLPMGNELMLQRVVRVVSDTVSPVIVVASQKQKLPELPESVTVIFDKETGAGPLPAIAHGLDTLKDRCDAAFVSGCDTPLIDVKFITKIISALGENQLVMVQEGKWYHPLAAVYRTSLIEQIYHLLNSNQRRPIDLAESAKACFLKADVLREIDPELRGLQNINTREQYFELLRETGLDNSTKIPF; encoded by the coding sequence ATGTCAAATATTAGCAAAGAAACAAAGATCGGTGGAATGATTCTCTGTGGTGGTGAAAGTTCCCGCATGGATTATCCCAAAGCATGGCTTCCTATGGGAAATGAGTTGATGTTACAAAGAGTGGTCAGGGTCGTTTCTGATACTGTCTCGCCAGTAATTGTTGTTGCCTCGCAGAAACAGAAATTACCTGAGTTGCCAGAATCGGTCACTGTTATTTTTGATAAAGAAACCGGAGCAGGCCCCCTACCTGCGATTGCACACGGATTAGATACATTGAAAGATCGGTGTGATGCTGCTTTTGTATCAGGTTGTGATACACCGTTGATTGATGTTAAGTTCATCACAAAGATCATTTCTGCCTTGGGTGAGAATCAACTGGTTATGGTTCAGGAAGGGAAATGGTATCATCCGCTGGCTGCCGTTTATCGGACATCATTGATTGAGCAGATCTATCATTTATTGAACTCAAACCAGCGACGGCCCATCGATTTGGCTGAGAGCGCGAAAGCATGTTTTCTCAAAGCAGATGTGCTGCGCGAAATTGATCCTGAGCTTCGAGGATTACAGAATATTAATACACGAGAGCAGTACTTCGAACTTCTAAGGGAAACTGGATTAGATAACTCAACGAAAATACCCTTTTAG